In the genome of Bradyrhizobium arachidis, one region contains:
- a CDS encoding patatin-like phospholipase family protein — protein MGTASKTVNLALQGGGAHGAFTWGVLDRLLEDERMSFEGICATSAGAMNGTVMAYGLTIGGREGAKLTLAEYWRRISEAAVWGPLQPSIFDRLSQNHSIEKSPAFMFFDMMTRLLSPYQFNPLNYNPLRDVLEKTIDFDRLRRESVVKLFLCATNVRTGKVKIFENHELTVSAVLASGCLPQLFQAVEIDGEAYWDGGYMGNPAIFPLIYGCQSTDIIVIHINPIVRGEIPRTASDILNRLNEISFNSSLMREMRAIAFANKLVSRGALHDEIKTMLIHAIEAESFMKGLGVASKFNADWEFLTYLRDVGRTCAEEWLAANYCHIGVRSTIDIHGRYL, from the coding sequence ATGGGTACAGCAAGCAAGACGGTCAACCTTGCTTTACAGGGTGGCGGTGCGCATGGCGCCTTCACCTGGGGCGTTTTGGATCGCCTGCTCGAAGATGAGCGGATGTCGTTTGAGGGGATCTGCGCTACCAGCGCTGGCGCCATGAACGGCACGGTCATGGCGTACGGCCTGACGATCGGCGGCCGCGAAGGCGCAAAACTCACTCTCGCCGAATATTGGCGCCGCATCAGCGAAGCTGCAGTCTGGGGACCGCTGCAGCCGTCCATTTTCGATCGTCTGTCGCAAAATCATTCGATCGAGAAATCGCCAGCCTTCATGTTCTTCGACATGATGACACGACTGTTGTCACCTTATCAGTTTAACCCATTGAACTATAACCCGTTGCGTGACGTGCTCGAGAAGACCATCGATTTCGACCGACTGCGCAGGGAGAGTGTCGTCAAGCTGTTCCTTTGTGCGACAAACGTCCGCACTGGAAAGGTGAAGATCTTTGAGAACCATGAGCTCACCGTCTCCGCCGTTCTCGCTTCCGGGTGCCTTCCGCAGCTCTTTCAGGCTGTTGAAATCGATGGCGAAGCCTATTGGGATGGCGGCTACATGGGCAACCCAGCAATCTTCCCGCTGATCTATGGCTGCCAATCCACCGACATCATTGTTATTCACATCAATCCAATTGTGCGTGGGGAAATTCCTCGCACGGCGAGCGATATATTAAACCGATTGAACGAAATTAGCTTCAATTCGTCGCTGATGCGCGAGATGCGAGCAATTGCCTTCGCCAACAAGCTCGTCAGCAGAGGCGCGCTGCACGACGAGATAAAGACGATGCTGATTCATGCCATAGAGGCGGAATCGTTCATGAAAGGCCTCGGCGTCGCCTCCAAGTTTAATGCAGACTGGGAGTTTCTCACCTATCTGCGCGACGTGGGCCGTACCTGCGCTGAGGAGTGGTTAGCCGCAAATTATTGCCATATCGGTGTGCGTTCGACCATCGACATTCACGGCAGATACTTGTAG
- a CDS encoding ABC transporter ATP-binding protein, translating into MWQASRIGGDLCSGRARAARLEHFDDREHQDHDNEHDDGCGSDDRAYLKQDSIPHLLRQSRLDEALALVKLDGFGDRKPRQLSGGQQQRDALARALVIRPKVLLLDEPFSALDKNLRGSMQVELKQIQRELGVTTIFVTHDQGEALSMSDRIAVMSAGRIRQIAAPGDVYRRPADRFVASFVGNVNVLTGGLLERRGEVATVSVGDMRLEVPAAPLAKLAIGDVVDVFIRPEHLAVTSESTPGSLRGTVTAQVFQGDHIDLYIEIAGVVREPILLRAPGVAALSSCPAGTEVGLIVGSDDVVAFPREARA; encoded by the coding sequence TTGTGGCAGGCCTCAAGAATCGGAGGCGACCTCTGCTCCGGACGTGCGCGAGCGGCGCGCCTGGAGCATTTCGATGATCGCGAACATCAAGATCACGACAATGAGCACGACGACGGATGCGGCAGCGATGACAGGGCTTACCTGAAGCAGGATTCCATCCCACATCTGCTTCGGCAAAGTCGTCTTGACGAGGCGCTGGCGCTGGTGAAGCTGGACGGATTCGGTGATCGCAAGCCGCGCCAGCTGTCGGGCGGCCAGCAGCAGCGCGACGCGCTGGCGCGTGCGCTCGTGATCCGGCCGAAGGTGCTGTTACTCGACGAGCCGTTCTCGGCGCTCGACAAGAATCTGCGCGGGTCGATGCAGGTTGAGCTGAAGCAGATCCAGCGCGAGCTCGGCGTCACCACGATCTTCGTGACCCACGACCAGGGCGAGGCGCTGTCGATGTCCGACCGTATTGCGGTGATGTCGGCGGGGCGCATACGTCAGATCGCGGCGCCCGGTGATGTCTATCGCCGTCCCGCGGATCGCTTCGTTGCATCCTTCGTGGGGAACGTGAATGTGCTCACTGGGGGTCTCCTCGAGCGGCGCGGAGAGGTCGCAACAGTATCCGTCGGCGACATGCGCCTTGAGGTCCCGGCGGCGCCGCTCGCGAAGCTTGCCATTGGCGACGTCGTAGACGTCTTCATTCGGCCGGAGCATCTCGCAGTGACGTCGGAAAGCACGCCGGGATCGCTGCGCGGAACGGTGACGGCGCAGGTCTTTCAGGGCGATCACATTGACCTCTACATCGAGATTGCCGGCGTTGTGCGCGAGCCCATCCTGCTGCGCGCGCCGGGGGTCGCGGCATTGTCTTCGTGCCCGGCCGGCACTGAAGTGGGACTGATCGTGGGATCAGACGACGTCGTGGCATTTCCGCGCGAAGCCCGGGCGTGA
- a CDS encoding amidohydrolase family protein, producing MVRTVVRAGHVIAFQDGGHRHLQDGVVVIEDDRITHVGSGEFDGQADEFIDARDKIVTPGFINTHTHLSESPLDRSFVEDRGPRNFYLSGLFEFLTARDGAITDQARRASVAASMPELIRTGTTTVVEMGRHGQYVAEQAEKAGLRAYIGEFYRSGRWYTKDGKSVQYEWSPDDGAAAMQHAVNFIKEVDGRANGRIKGFLTPVQVDTCSEALLRRSREMATELKVPLALHVSQSVPEFQEMVRRNGCSPVEWLEKIGFLGNDVILGHVIMPGGSSWTNYHADDVGILADTGTNVAHAVWVFARRGIAMESYSKYLARGVNMTLATDTCPQSMIEALRWTAVISKIMDRRTEVATAADVFNSATLSAAKALGRDDLGRIAPGAKADLLFWEGASLFMTPVRDPVRNIVYSAQAEDLNATMIDGKFVMKDRVVPGFDVDALLADLQAGAQHMWANMHREDWAHRDINILSPESYPAFKR from the coding sequence ATGGTGCGAACGGTGGTCCGGGCTGGCCATGTCATTGCCTTTCAGGATGGCGGTCATCGGCATTTGCAAGACGGCGTGGTCGTCATCGAGGACGACCGCATCACGCATGTTGGCAGCGGCGAATTCGACGGTCAGGCCGACGAGTTCATCGATGCCAGAGACAAGATCGTCACGCCGGGCTTCATCAACACGCACACGCATCTGAGCGAGTCGCCGCTCGACCGCTCGTTCGTCGAGGATCGCGGCCCGCGGAATTTCTACCTTTCCGGTCTCTTCGAGTTTCTCACGGCGCGCGATGGTGCCATCACCGACCAGGCGCGCCGCGCGTCGGTTGCCGCGTCGATGCCGGAACTGATCCGTACGGGCACGACGACCGTCGTGGAGATGGGCAGGCACGGCCAGTACGTTGCCGAACAGGCGGAGAAGGCCGGACTGCGTGCCTATATCGGCGAGTTCTATCGCTCGGGGCGCTGGTACACGAAGGACGGCAAGAGCGTTCAATACGAGTGGTCGCCCGACGACGGCGCGGCAGCGATGCAGCACGCGGTCAATTTCATCAAGGAAGTCGATGGCCGCGCCAATGGCAGGATCAAGGGCTTTCTGACGCCGGTGCAGGTGGATACCTGCTCCGAGGCGCTGCTGCGCCGCTCGCGCGAGATGGCGACCGAACTGAAGGTGCCGCTCGCGCTGCATGTCTCGCAGTCGGTGCCGGAATTCCAAGAGATGGTTCGTCGCAACGGCTGCTCGCCCGTCGAATGGCTGGAGAAGATCGGCTTCCTAGGCAACGACGTCATCCTCGGCCATGTCATCATGCCCGGTGGATCGAGCTGGACAAATTATCACGCTGACGACGTCGGCATCCTCGCCGATACGGGCACCAATGTCGCGCACGCGGTCTGGGTGTTCGCCCGCCGCGGCATCGCGATGGAGAGCTATTCCAAATACCTGGCGCGGGGGGTCAACATGACCCTGGCGACGGACACCTGCCCGCAGAGCATGATCGAGGCGCTGCGCTGGACGGCCGTCATCAGCAAGATCATGGATCGGCGAACGGAGGTAGCGACCGCCGCCGACGTGTTCAACTCCGCGACATTGTCGGCCGCGAAGGCGCTTGGCCGCGACGATCTTGGCCGGATCGCACCTGGCGCCAAGGCCGACCTGCTGTTCTGGGAAGGTGCGAGCCTGTTCATGACGCCGGTGCGCGATCCCGTGCGTAACATCGTCTATTCCGCGCAGGCGGAAGACCTGAACGCAACGATGATCGACGGCAAGTTCGTCATGAAGGATCGTGTCGTCCCGGGTTTCGACGTTGATGCGCTGCTGGCCGATCTGCAGGCGGGCGCTCAGCACATGTGGGCCAACATGCACCGCGAGGATTGGGCCCATCGCGACATCAATATCCTTTCACCGGAGAGCTATCCGGCGTTCAAACGCTAG
- a CDS encoding ABC transporter substrate-binding protein codes for MKLHMKMASSLLAAVVSTLLICAPVTGTELKIVMESRLGNLDPILSASHQTRDHGYLIYDTLFALDAQQKIHPQMVDSYKVSEDGKVYTFTLRDGLRWHNGAPVTAADVVASIKRWGKRDRMGIALMSITSDVSAADAKAFSLTLSTPSGVILDAFAKPSGVPLFIMPAKVAETPVTEAITDYTGSGPFIFKADEYQPGVKAVYVKNESYVPRKEEPSWFAGRKLAKVDRITRIEMADPLTSLNALNSGEVDYVQNINSDLMPLVNASKVTTARLDQLGYQISYRFNHLQAPFNNKLVRQAALWAIGQQEVMQAQFGAPENYKLCGAVFGCGLPYESDVLAKMVMKPNVEKAKALLKQAGYDGKPVTILHISDIPSLSSVAPVMAQQLRAAGFVVDLQAMDFMTMLSRRANQGPTTEGGWSIFITSWHNTEIQEPLRNFMIVSEGKGGYAGWADVPAIPQLTKAFLTAGSEAERKEITTKIQSIVYDEGVFAPLGSFARISGYSKDVKGVLPAPANIFWNVSKGVP; via the coding sequence ATGAAGCTGCACATGAAGATGGCATCGTCGCTTCTGGCTGCCGTCGTATCGACGTTGTTAATCTGCGCACCGGTAACGGGAACCGAGCTGAAGATCGTGATGGAAAGCCGGCTCGGCAATCTCGACCCGATCCTCAGCGCCTCGCACCAGACGCGTGACCACGGCTATCTCATCTATGACACGCTGTTCGCGCTCGATGCGCAGCAGAAGATTCATCCGCAGATGGTCGATAGCTACAAGGTGTCCGAGGACGGCAAGGTTTATACGTTCACGCTGCGCGACGGCCTGAGGTGGCACAACGGCGCTCCCGTCACCGCGGCGGACGTGGTCGCGTCGATCAAGCGCTGGGGCAAACGCGATCGTATGGGCATCGCCCTGATGTCGATCACGTCGGACGTTTCTGCCGCCGATGCCAAGGCTTTCTCGCTCACGCTGTCGACCCCGTCCGGCGTCATCCTCGACGCCTTTGCCAAGCCGAGTGGCGTTCCGCTCTTCATCATGCCGGCAAAGGTCGCGGAGACCCCGGTGACCGAGGCGATCACCGACTACACCGGCTCCGGGCCGTTCATCTTCAAGGCCGACGAATATCAGCCGGGCGTCAAGGCTGTCTACGTCAAGAACGAGAGCTACGTGCCGCGCAAGGAAGAGCCGAGCTGGTTTGCCGGGCGCAAGCTCGCAAAGGTCGATCGGATCACCCGTATCGAAATGGCCGATCCGCTGACCTCGCTGAATGCGCTGAACAGTGGCGAAGTCGACTACGTCCAGAACATCAACTCCGACCTGATGCCGCTCGTGAACGCGTCGAAGGTGACGACGGCGCGTCTGGACCAGCTTGGCTACCAGATCAGCTATCGCTTCAATCATCTCCAGGCGCCGTTCAACAACAAGTTGGTCCGCCAGGCGGCACTCTGGGCAATCGGGCAGCAGGAAGTCATGCAGGCCCAGTTCGGCGCGCCGGAAAACTACAAGCTCTGCGGTGCGGTGTTCGGTTGTGGGCTGCCGTATGAGAGCGATGTCCTGGCGAAGATGGTGATGAAGCCGAACGTCGAGAAGGCAAAGGCCTTGCTGAAGCAAGCCGGCTACGACGGCAAGCCGGTTACCATCCTGCACATCTCCGACATTCCCTCGCTGTCCTCGGTCGCTCCGGTCATGGCCCAACAGCTTCGCGCTGCTGGTTTTGTGGTCGACTTGCAGGCGATGGACTTCATGACCATGCTGTCGCGCCGTGCCAATCAGGGACCGACGACGGAAGGTGGCTGGAGCATCTTCATCACCAGCTGGCACAACACGGAAATCCAGGAGCCGCTGCGCAACTTCATGATCGTGTCGGAAGGCAAGGGCGGTTATGCCGGCTGGGCCGACGTACCCGCCATTCCGCAGCTCACCAAGGCCTTCCTGACCGCGGGGTCGGAAGCCGAGCGCAAGGAGATCACGACCAAGATCCAGTCGATCGTCTATGACGAAGGCGTCTTCGCGCCTCTTGGTTCTTTCGCCCGCATCAGCGGTTACAGCAAGGACGTCAAGGGCGTATTGCCGGCGCCGGCGAACATCTTCTGGAACGTCTCCAAGGGCGTGCCGTAA
- a CDS encoding ABC transporter permease: protein MFGYIVRRSVMTIPVMGVVALIVFALLHFAPGDPAAIMAGDSASPAQLAEIRARLGLDQPLHIQFFYWLGQLGQGHFGTSLHSHKPVAEMISSRIGPTLSLAVTTMTFSLLVAIPMGVYAAWARGRLSDRLVMMMAVLGFSTPVFVTGYALIYLFSLNAGWFPVQGFTPLATDPVRFLQTATLPTLTLSAVYVALIARITRSSVLEILGEDFIRTARAKGVPEARVVLRHALRNAAVPIVTVAGSGAAFLISGVVVTESVFNIPGLGRLMVESVLARDYPLIQSLMLLLSLIYILINLAVDVLYMVFDPRIRA from the coding sequence ATGTTTGGCTATATCGTCAGACGCTCCGTGATGACCATCCCCGTGATGGGGGTGGTCGCACTGATCGTGTTTGCCCTGCTGCATTTTGCGCCGGGCGATCCGGCGGCGATCATGGCTGGCGATTCGGCCTCTCCGGCTCAGCTTGCCGAGATCCGCGCACGGCTCGGCCTCGATCAACCGCTCCACATCCAGTTTTTCTACTGGCTGGGTCAGCTCGGCCAGGGGCATTTCGGAACGTCATTGCATTCGCACAAGCCGGTCGCCGAGATGATCTCGTCGCGCATCGGGCCGACGCTCTCGCTCGCCGTGACGACGATGACATTCTCTCTGCTGGTCGCCATTCCCATGGGCGTCTACGCCGCCTGGGCGCGCGGCCGGCTTAGCGACCGCCTGGTGATGATGATGGCCGTGCTCGGCTTCTCGACGCCCGTCTTCGTCACAGGCTATGCGCTAATCTACCTCTTTTCGCTGAACGCTGGCTGGTTTCCGGTACAGGGATTCACCCCGCTCGCGACGGATCCCGTCCGTTTCCTGCAAACGGCAACGCTGCCGACGTTGACGCTGTCGGCGGTCTATGTCGCCCTCATCGCGCGCATCACCCGCTCGAGCGTGCTGGAGATCCTGGGCGAAGATTTCATCAGGACGGCCAGGGCCAAGGGCGTCCCCGAGGCGCGCGTCGTGCTTCGTCATGCGCTGCGCAACGCAGCCGTGCCGATCGTCACGGTGGCAGGCTCGGGCGCAGCTTTCCTGATCAGCGGCGTGGTCGTGACGGAAAGCGTCTTCAACATCCCCGGTCTTGGCCGGCTGATGGTGGAATCGGTGCTTGCGCGCGACTATCCGCTGATCCAGAGCCTGATGCTGCTCCTGTCGCTGATCTACATCCTCATCAACCTCGCGGTCGACGTCCTCTACATGGTGTTCGATCCTCGCATCCGGGCCTGA
- a CDS encoding ABC transporter permease, producing MKMSAVLPAARERRAGQWRARLRGNGLTIAASAFLVCLVLVAILAPLLTSADPILINAVNRLKPPSAQFWFGADTMGRDLFARVVYGARTSLVVGVVAAGASLLLGLVIGLVCGYFPIVDSVLMRVMDGIMSIPSIVFAVALVAITGANLVTVLLAIVLPEFPRVVRLVRGLILSLRNEAYVEAAVSLATPAWRILLGHMLPNTLAPLIVQGSFILASAILTEAVMSFLGVGLPPEVPSWGNIIADGRSYFQLRPGLVFFPGIPLALTVLAINLIGDALRDALDPKLARRG from the coding sequence ATGAAAATGTCCGCCGTCTTGCCTGCCGCGCGGGAGCGCCGTGCCGGGCAGTGGCGCGCACGCCTGCGCGGCAATGGGCTTACGATCGCAGCTTCAGCTTTCCTGGTGTGTCTTGTTCTGGTTGCGATCCTTGCGCCGCTGCTGACCAGCGCCGATCCGATTCTGATCAACGCCGTGAACCGGTTGAAGCCGCCTTCGGCGCAATTCTGGTTCGGCGCCGACACGATGGGGCGCGATCTGTTTGCCCGCGTCGTCTACGGCGCGCGGACGTCTCTGGTCGTCGGCGTCGTCGCGGCGGGTGCATCGCTGCTGCTTGGCCTCGTGATCGGCCTTGTCTGCGGCTATTTCCCGATCGTCGACAGCGTGTTGATGCGGGTCATGGACGGCATCATGTCGATCCCGTCGATCGTGTTCGCCGTGGCGCTCGTCGCGATCACCGGCGCCAATCTGGTCACGGTGCTGCTCGCGATCGTGCTCCCCGAATTTCCACGTGTTGTGCGCCTTGTCCGCGGCCTCATTCTCTCTTTGCGCAACGAAGCCTATGTTGAGGCGGCCGTCTCGCTCGCGACGCCGGCCTGGCGCATCCTGCTCGGCCATATGTTGCCGAATACGCTGGCGCCGTTGATCGTCCAGGGGAGCTTCATTCTGGCGTCGGCCATCCTGACGGAGGCCGTGATGAGCTTCCTTGGCGTCGGCTTGCCGCCAGAGGTCCCGTCCTGGGGCAACATCATCGCCGACGGTCGCTCCTATTTCCAGCTCAGGCCCGGCCTCGTTTTCTTTCCCGGCATCCCGCTCGCATTGACAGTGCTTGCCATCAATCTGATCGGCGATGCCTTGCGCGATGCGCTCGATCCAAAACTCGCGCGGAGAGGCTGA